From the genome of Nitrosomonas sp. Is79A3:
AGGCGTTTCCGGTAAGCTATCGTTGCCCCGCCCCAGGATTGCAGCAAATTGATAACACCCGGCGTCCTTCTTTCCTGTTGTGCAGCTTGGCGTTCCGCCCGAATGGCGCGCGCATGACTGAGAAATTCGTCAGCAATCTCTTTTTCTTCAGCATCCCAAGCTTCACGAACAATTGACTCTCCCTTCGCAGCAGATAAAATTTCATAGCGTTGCAGAAATTTTTCTACTTGTAATGGATAATAAGCCAGCGCCTCAGTCGCCGTATCGATAGCCGTCAGACCACCGCCAATCACCACCACCGGTAAGCGTAATTGCATATTGGCAATAGAATCACTCTGTGCGGCACCTGTTAATTGTAGCCCCATCAGAAAATCCGACGCCGCACGCACGCCACGTGCCAATCCATTCGGCAAATCCAACACGGTAGGGCGCCCGGCACCCGCTGCCAGGGCAACATGATCAAAACCCATAGCAAACGCATCATCGGCCGTCAAGGTGCCGCCAAAACGCACCCCTCCAAACAAGGCGAACTCCTCTCTACGCTCCAGTAACAAACGGATCAGCTTCAGAAAGTTTTTGTTCCAACGCACAGTGATTCCATATTCAGCCACACCCCCAAAACCGGCTGGCATGCGCTGATCCAAATTCTCTTCAAGAATGCTGGCAACCTGGATCGCTTTAAATGGCACGCGTTTACCTTGTTGATTAACACCCGAGATCTCTTCTGACAGGGGCTCGATCTTAAGTCCATCAATTCCTACAACGGAATGGCCTTCATTCATCAAATGATGTGCCAATGTATAGCCGGCAGGCCCCATTCCGACCACCAAAACTTTGCGGCCAGATGCCGGCTTCGGTACCGGCCGGCGCAGATTCAATGGATTCCAGCGTGTCAGTAAGCTATAGATCTCAAATCCCCACGGTAGCGCCAACACATCTTTCAACGTCCGTGTCTCGGCTTGCGGGATATCGACAGGTTCCTGTTTTTGATAAATACAGGATTTCATACAGTCATTACAAATGCGATGCCCGGTGCCAGCGCACATCGGATTATCCAGCACAATCATCGCCAGACTACCCACCGCAACGCCTTGCGTCTTGAGCTTGTGAAATTCAGAAATACGCTCTTCCAAGGGGCAGCCTGCCAACAAAGCACCCAGCTCACTTCTCTTGAAGGCGGGTGGTTCATCCGGTGATTTGGATTTTTGTATCAAACCTTTGGAACACGAGTCTTTACCTTGCTCGTGGCACCAGATGCAGTAATTGGCTTCATCCAGCGCACCCATTAAGTCAGTACCGGCGTCAGTCAGTGCAAAGCCGTTACGCTCACGTAAATGCCCAAGCCGATGCACGGGGTATCCGGCTGATTCATCGGTATCCAGCGACAATAGATGCTGGAAATCTAATTTTGCTGGTGACTTGAATAAAATACCTTGCTGCGTATGCTGTTGTCCGGCAGGTGTTCTTAATGCCCAGGCTGCATAGTGTAGTGCCTTGTTCAGCCGTGACTCATTTTCTGCTTCCGCTTCCATCCATTGCGTCACTTTGGTGGCAAAAACCAATTCGGAAAAGGTTTCACCAAATTCTGCCGCCAGTTCTTTTTCTAGCGCCAAACCATCGATACCGCTTAATTCTTCATCACTGACTTTTCCCTTGGCCCGGCGTTGAACAAATTGCCGTTTACAGAAATAAAGCGGAGCCAGTTCATGATGCTTTGCAGCCAGTTGCTGCACTTCCGTCTCTATATTAAACAACCGGGCAATAAAATCTTCCACCCAAGGTGCAATCTCAATCAATAGTGCCGAATCATCTTTGGGTAGCAATTCATCAGGGTGCGCGCGCGCATACTCCAGCTTTCTATATAGCACCTCATCGCCGGTACGAAGAAAATCCAGAAATATCTGATCCAGCTTGACCAAGCCACTGCGCCGGTAGAGATCGGTAATTGTGAAACCAAAGTTAAAATTCGATGAGTTTGTCATTGTTTCTTGTTGGGTGTGCGACGTTGCATCTATTTTTGTCATAATCAATTATTCAATATTTTATTATTTATTTCTAACATCCGTACATGCCGTTATTATTTCTGATAATACTTGCAGTTATTGTTAGCAAGTTGTACCGGGCACTGAATCTTTATTAATGCTTGTAATTTAATTTTTCATAATCAAATAGCCATTTAATAAATTCATCGGGCGACATAGGTTTTGCAATAAAATAGCCTTGAATCTCATCACAGCCAAGCACTGTTGCCAATTCGTAGTCCGCTTTAATTTCGATTCCTTCTACCACCACATTCAGGCCAAAAACCTTGCCTAATTTTATACTCGACTCAAGCATTGCACGAGTGGCAAGATCTTCCGCGGCGCCATGCGCAAAGATCCGGTCCACTTTGAGCTCTGTAAAGGGCATATGCTTAAGTGTTTCCATAGATGAATAACCTGTGCCAAAATCGTCAATAGACAATCCAAACCCCTTAAGTCTTATCCGCGTCAAAATATCCAGGGTTTGCGCAAAGTCTTTTCCCAGTTTGCTTTCAGTGATTTCCAGAGTCACCCGGTCGATCGGCACATTACAATCACCCACTGCTTTTTCATAAATTTCCGGCAAGTTAAACCGATCCAGGTTTTCCATTGAAACATTAACGGAAATCTTTAAATCCAAACCTTGCTGTAACCACACATCCAATTGCTGAGCGGATTTTGTTAAAATTCTGCGGGTAAATTCGTTGATCAAACCGCATTGCTCGATAACGGGAATAAAACTATCCGGTGAAACATAACCGTAATGCGCATGGCGCCAGCGTGCCAGACATTCAACGCTCGTCACATGGCCGCTGGAAACAGCAACTTTGGGTTGATAGAATAAGTCGAAATGATCAGCAAGCAGTGCTTGTTTAATTTCTTCCAGATTAAAGATCTGTCTCATTCGGGACAAATCACTGTTTCTCCGGACCGGCGAAGCAAGCTGTTCCAAAATCGTTGCCAAAGAACCGACCGTAACCGGTTTAGCCAATGTGCCAATGACGTTCAGTCCGCGTACAGTAGCCAGGCGTTCTGTTGCTTTAAGCAAATCAGGATCTACGCCTGAAAACAATACTATCTTGCCGCTATAACTTTGATCAGCAATGTTGCGCAAAAACTCAATACCGTCCATCCCCGGCATTTCTATGTCACAAATCAGCAGGTCAACAGCAGTTACTTGCGCAGACAATACAAATAAGCCCGCCTTCCCATCTTCCGCAACCAGCACCTCATTGACACCCAGTTCTCTTAATAAATGACTGACAAATTCCAGCATGAATTTGTCGTCATCAAGCACCAGCACACGTATCTGCTTTTCATTATTCATTCGAATAGTAGTTAAAGCCTACTTCCATGCTGCTGATCCATTGTACAAGAACCACTCAATCATCACTTTCCCTGTTCTAATACAATCCATATTACCGATTACTGTCATCTACACGTGCTTTACTATCCTGTTCCGGAACCAGCCATTTTAATAGCGTATTGACTAATAATTCAGGATTGATTGGCTTAGTTAGAAAATCATTCATGCCAACACTCCGGCACAAATCCTTATAATGATGATCTGCATTGGCTGTTACTGCAATAATCAATAAATCCGCCCATTGCGCATTAGTGCGGATTATTTTTGTAGCCTCCAGGCCATCCATGACAGGCATTTGAATGTCCATCAACACACAATCAATAGTCTCCTTACTCAATATCTCCAATGCTTCTTTTCCATGATTCGCAATAGCTACATGCGCCCCATTGTATTCCAGCAATCCCTTAGCAACCAGCTGGTTCAGTTCGTTATCCTCGACTACCAGGATAGTAAATCCTTTTAGTTCCTGATGTGAATTTTGAGTTAAATTCATTTTGTTAGTTTGCTTTAATCAAGGAGCGAGCACCAACTTGATAGTTTTGTCCTTTTTCGAATTTGCGCTTAACTTCTATGCGGGAGAAATCATACCGGCTGCCACCGTATTATTACTGCTTTCATCAATGATGATAAAACACCCGGTCGCACGATTACGTGCATAATCGTCGAACACAATCGGCGACTGTACTTTCAGTCCAACATGGGCAATATCATTCATATTTAAAGTATTCACGGTTTCGTGATCCAGGGTATTCACATCGACACGATAATCAATCCGGCTTATGATTGCTTTAACAAGGCGGGTCGTATGTTTGATCAGGTACTTCCGGCCCGGATCAAGGGGCTGTTCTGAAAGCCAGCATAACATCGCATCAAACGCTTTGCTAGTCCGTGGTGTATCACCTGTTTTCACCAGCATATCGCCACGTGAAATATCTAAATGATCTTCAATGGTCAATGTGATGGATTGAGGAGCAACCGCCTCATCAATGGGCCCCTCGTACCTGAGAATTTCTTTGATGCGTGAAGTTAAACCGGATGGTAGCAATGTGACATTGTCTCCTACATGTATGGAACCTGATTCAATTCGTCCCATGTAACCACGAAAATCATGCAGTTCCTTAGTTTGCGGCCGGCACACCCATTGCACTGGAAAACGAAAATCTTCACGATTGATATCATCCTCGATCGATACATTTTCGAGCAAATCCATCAGCGTGGAATTTTGATACCAATCGAGATGATCACCGCGTTCAACCACCATATCCCCATTAAGCGCTGACATGGGAATATAGGTAATATTATGCAGCTTGAGGTTTTCAGCAAAAGCGGCAAAGTCCTTGCAAATGTGCTCAAATACCGACTGAGAATAATCCACCAAATCCATCTTGTTAATGGCTACAACCAGATGCGGAATCCCTACCAGGCTTGCCAGGTACGCATGGCGGCGCGATTGCGTGAGCACACCCTTACGTGCATCAATCAGAATAATCGCCAGATTGGCAGTCGATGCGCCGGTTACCATATTGCGCGTATATTGCTCATGGCCTGGCGTATCGGCAATGATAAATTTGCGTTTGGGCGTCGCGAAGTAACGATAAGCCACATCAATGGTTATCCCTTGCTCACGCTCGGCCTGTAACCCGTCAGTCAGCAAAGACAAGTCGACACCTTCCGAGCCACGCTTACGTGTCGTGTTGGTAATGGAAGTTAACTGATCCTCAAAAATCGACTTTGAGTCATGCAGTAAACGGCCAATCAAAGTACTTTTGCCATCATCCACACTCCCGGCAGTAATAAAGCGTAATAACCCGGTTTGATCAAACGAAATTTTTTCAATTGCCGACATTTAGGAACCTTCTGGAAATTCGTATCACCGCAATAGATAGAAACAAGTGGTTTGGAATAGTAGAAGCCGATTCACTCAATTGACTGAATGCGGTGTTTTCCCAGTCAATTATCACCACGCATCCGCCAATGTTAGAAATAGCCTTCTTTTTTACGCAATTCCATGGATGCTTCGGATGTCTGATCGTCCATGCGCGTGGCACCGCGCTCAGTAATTCTCGTCATTGCTGTCTCTGCAATGATTGCATCCACATTAGCAGCATTGGATTCTACTGGGCAGGTGCAACTCATGTCACCCACAGTGCGGAAGCGCACCATCATTTGCTCAATTTTTTCGTCCGCTTGCGGTTGCACCAGGTGAGAAACGGGCAACAAGCCTGCAGCACGCCGTATAACTTCGCGCCTATGGGCAAAATAAATCTTAGGTACTTCCAAATTCTCGCGTGCAATATATTCCCAAACATCCAGCTCAGTCCAGTTGCTGATTGGAAATACCCGGATATTCTCGCCGGGGTGTGTCCGGGTATTATAAAGATCCCATAACTCCGGACGCTGATTTTTTGGATCCCATTGGCCAAACTCATCGCGGAAAGAAAAGATTCGCTCCTTGGCGCGCGCTTTTTCTTCATCCCGGCGTGCACCACCGATGCAAGCATCAAATTTAAATTCTGCAATGGCATCCAACAGCGTCACTGATTGAAAAGCGTTACGGCTCTGATTCTCTGAACGCAGCACTACTCTGCCTTTCTTGATCGAGTCTTCCATACTGCGCACAATCAAGCGCTCACCCAACTCTTTGACGCGATGATCACGGAATTCGATGACATCAGGAAAGTTATGTTCCGTATCAATATGCATCAGGGGAAACGGGAAGCGGCCGGGACGAAATGCTTTCTCAGCCAAGCGCAATAAAACAATGGAATCCTTACCACCGGAGAACAGCAGAACGGGATTGGCGCATTCTGCCGCCACTTCGCGCATAATATGGATCGCTTCACTTTCCAGCGCATCAAGATGGGTAAAAGGATGGGTACTCATTTTCTTTCTCTTAATACTCAGTTTAAGGCAAATCCTAGTCACGCAGTTTGCAAAAAAGGATTCATGACGGTGCTTTCAATTGCGCCTATTTTAATGGAATAACCTTGCCGGTATGCAATCCACATTCCTTCGTTTCTGGCGTTTCCCACCACCAGCGTCCGGAACGGATATCTTCGCCCGGTGTAATCGCACGCGTGCAAGGTGCGCAGCCGATACTCGGATAAAACTTATCATGCAGCTTGTTATAAGGCACTTCATACTGCTTGAGATATTCCCAGACTTCCGCGTTAGACCATTCCAGCAACGGGTTCACCTTCTGCATACGATTGCCCATATCATAGGCAGACACCTTCAAACTCAGCCGGCTGGTTGCCTGCTCGTGTCTTATTCCGGTCACCCACGCACGTTTACCCTGTAAAGCGCGGCGCAAAGGCTCCACTTTACGGATATGACAACAGGCTTTACGCAGCTCGATGCTCTGATAAAAACCATTGACGCCATTCTCGGCAACATAGGCTTCCACTTGTTTTACATTGGGAAAATAGATGCGTAGCGGCGTTTTGTACCGTTCCCGTACTGTTTGCATCAAATCATAGGTTTCTTGCGGCAATCGCCCGGTATCCAGACTGAACATATCAATAGCGAGTTGATACCGGTCAATGATATCAGTCAGCACCATATCCTCTGCGCCCAGACTATTCGCGAATGTAACCGGTGCAAAGTCGCGTATGGTTTCGGTCAGGATTGCAACAACCTGCTCAATTTTTTGCTGCAACTCACTCATTGACCATATCCACCGCCGGATTTCCCTTGCGCTGCACCCGCCGGAATAATGGCAGTTTCTGGTCAAAAGAAGTTTGATAAACTTCGGAAAAATCAGTCAATCCTTTTAATGCGTCTTCCATGTTACGATCCGGACGTGTTGCAAAGGCATCAAAACCCACGCGCTGCATATAAAATAATTGATCACGCAAGACATCGCCGATCGCCCGCAATTCCCCCGTATACCCGAGGCGCGCACGCAAGTTATAAGCTATTGAATAACCTCGGCCATCTGAGAATTTTGGAAAATCAACCGCAATCACAGAAAATTTGTGTATATCGCCTTTCAAATCCTCCGGCCGCTCGGCGCTCGCCAGCCACACACCAATTTCAGCACGTTGTTGCAATGCATCACGTTGCTGCAGCCACACTGACAATGGAACAATCACCTTGCCTTCTGGAACCGTGACATTTTCAGCTGACTCCTGTTCATTTAAACGGAGAACAATCCAATCATCTGCAACGATTGTTTTATTTTTTATTATCATCTTCACTTAAAACCTTGGGGAATAATAAGGAATTGAATATTGCGCAGGAACCACGACATGCTTATCCGCAATCTCTTCTTCCGCTACAGCAAAATCCGTCGCATACACATGTTCTTTAAAAGGCGCATGACCAATGCGGCGCACTGTGTCGATAAAGCTTTCAGCTTCCAACCGTTCACGCAGATAAACCTGAAGCAGACGATCGATCACTTCAGGCACTTGGTTAAATGTAAAAGATGGGCCGATAATCTTACCGATCGAACTCAGGTTACCTTCAGCACCGCCCAGTGATACTTGATACCATTCATCGTGATCTTTTTTTTCCACCCCGGTAATGCCGATATTGCCGATATGATGCTGCCCGCAAGCATTGACACAACCGGAGATGTTCAGTGATATCTCACCAATATCATGCTGAAAATCCCAATCTTCAAAACGCTCGGCAATCAACTGTGCCAACGGTATGGAGCGTGCATTGGCCAACGTGCAGAACTCCGCACCGGGACAACTGATAATATCAGTCAGCAAACCGATATTGGGCGCGGTCAGTTCTTGCGCGGTCGCTTCTTGCCATAACCGAATCAAATCCTTCTGCCGGACATCCGCCAATACCAGATTTTGTTTATGCGTGATGCGTAATTCACCAAAACTATAGCGCTCCGCCAAGTCTGCTATGGCTTCCATCTGTTCAGCCGTAGCATCGCCGGGTACAGTGCCCGGCTTCTTCAACGACAAGACGACAATCGCATAACCGGGAACACGATGCGCCTTCACATTGCGTAACATCCAGTTGGAAAATGAGCGACTATCTGCCTTGAATTCATTCAGTTGCGAATCATGATCGGTTAATTTTTCATAAGCCGGATCAGTGAAGAACGTGGCAACGCGATTGACTTCCTCACTGGTTAAAGTGCCGGGACCGTCCTTGAGATCTGCCCAATCGGCTTCGACTTGACGTTTAAACTCATCAATCCCTAACGCCTTTACCAGTATCTTGATACGCGCTTTGTATTTATTATCCCGGCGCCCATATTGGTTATAGATTCTCAAAATGGATTCTACATACGTCAAGATATGTTGCCAGGGCACAAATCCACAAATCTCACTGCCGATGATCGGCGTACGCCCCAATCCTCCACCCACCAGCACCCGGAAACCGATTTCGCCTTGCGCATTTTTTGTGACGGATAAGCCAATGTCATGCGCATAAACAGCAGCACGATCTTCTTTTCCACCACTGATGGCAATCTTAAATTTTCGCGGCAAATAAGCAAATTCCGGATGAAAAGTGCTCCACTGGCGCAAAATCTCCGCATAGGGACGTGGATCTACTACTTCATCCTGAGCCACACCGGCGAATTCATCCGACGTAATATTGCGCACACAGTTACCGGATGTCTGGATGGCATGCATTTCGACCGAAGCCAGATCAGCCAAGATATCGGGGGTATCTTCCAGTTTTAGCCAATTAAACTGAATATTCTGGCGTGTCGTGAAATGCCCGTAATTACGATCATATTTGCGGGCAATATGGGCAAACATGCGCATCTGCTTCGACGAGATCAAACCATAAGGCACCGCAATACGTAACATGTAGGCATGTATTTGCATATACAAACCATTTTGCAGCCGTAAAGGCAGGAATTCCTCTTCAGTCAATTCATCGGAAAGACGCCGGCGTACCTGATCACGGTACTGCTTGACACGCTCATCCACTATTTGTTGATCATATTCATCATAGCGATACATATTTATTTCCCCGCATATTCATTTAAAGCTGCTCAGTAAGGTATGCAACAAAAATATTTTTATTAATCAGAAATTCAACTGATATTCTAGGATTCTGATTGCGTGTAACGCTTGGACACGGGCAACAATAATGCTGCATCCAAGGGAAATTTAGCACCATATTTCATAATATGATTCACATCATCATCCTCGTCATGTCTTAATGCCATACCAATATAAGCATGTTCGCCACTCTCACCCACCACCACACCAATGCGCCCGCCACAACCATTAAACCATGAGACCTGTTTAGGTTTATTCTCAATATTTGTACTCATCAATCAATCCTTTGTTTCATTAATGGGAAGTTGCTGAAGCCTGTCAATGAATCAGCAACTCACCATCACAGCCCCTTATCACACTGACACACAAAGCAACTTCTTAATTGTCACCTTAAATTTATTGCACATTGATCATACTGTCCGGCTCTAATTCCAACTTTCAAGAGTCAGTTTGATATCTGCCACTCCTGCTGCGGGCAAAATAAGCAATGCTGCTATTCTAGCAAAAAACGAAATGGGAATCGCCCTATGCATTTAATCACAGACAAAATGCAGTACACTCATTTCACATAAAAATTGATGTGAAATGGTACAGTTAGCAAAACCGACAAAATATCAAAATACGAACAATAAGAAAATCACAAAGAATTTTACTCATTTTGACAGAGCTTGCGCTGGAGCCAATCAGGAAATCTGACACCGCGCACCTCATAGGTAATTTCTTTTAGCTATCTTGCTACTTTCTTTTTAAAAAGTAGCATCATAACAATACAATTTTATAATTCAAAATAATGTTATGTTAGATCGATATAACCACTTATTATTAACAGGCACGACCAATGAAACTCCAGCAACTTCGCTATTTATGTGAAACCGCCAGCCAGGATATGAATTTATCCAAAGCGGCAAAAAAATTACATACCTCTCAACCCGCCATCAGCAAGCAAATTCAGATGCTTGAGGATGAGCTCGGTGTAGATATTTTTTTGCGCAATGGTAAACGTATTGTGCAAATAACGCCACCTGGGCAATTAATCATAAAAACGGCCACCCGGATGCTTCGCGATGCCGATAATCTAAGAAAAATTGCGGAGGAATTTACTAATGAAGCCGGCGGCACACTGACTATCGCCACAACACACACGCAGGCGCGCTATGCTTTACCCCCTGTGATCAAGCGCTTTACCGAACGTTACCCAAAAGTCAAATTAATCCTGCGGCAAGGAAGTCCGATGCAAATTTCTGCTTTAGTGACCTCGGGCGAAGCGGATATTGCGATTGCCACTGAAGCCTTTGAGCAATTTCCAGAACTCATATTGCTGCCGTGTTATCAGTGGAATCGATGTGTCGTTGTGCCGCCCAAGCACCCGCTTCTAAAGCTAAAAAAACTCTCATTGGAGGCGATTAATCAATATCCTATCATTACTTATGATTTTGCTTTTACCGGGCGTTCAAAAATCAACCAGGCATTTGCTAGCCGGGGACTGGAACCCAATGTGGTGCTGACGGCCATTGACTCGGATGTGATCAAAACTTATGTAGAACTGGGGCTGGGTGTTGGTATACTGGCAAACATGGCTTTTGATTCCAAGCGAGACAAAAATCTCAGATCAATAGATGCTAGTCATTTGTTCGAACCCAGCACGACACGCATCGGTATCAGCCGCAATAGCTATATACGTGGTTATGTCTTCGATTTTATCGAAATGTTTGCACCGCATCTTGACCACGCAAATATCCAAGCTAAACTGGAAAGTAGTAAATATGATGACGCGGAGATCGCAAACTCATTTCCATTGAAAGCAAGTAACCAATCATTTGTTGAGGTCAAAAAATGAAAACATTTCTTAGTTTGATATTGGCATCACTCATACTGACATTCATTGTCCTTGGTTCCGGTGCTTACAATATGGCAGCCACAGAAAAACACTGGGGCATCACGGAAAAGATTATCGAATGGGTGCGTGAAAGCTCCATCGAAGCGCGCGCCAAGAACCTGGAAGTACCTCCTCTGGATGACACAGAGGTACTCCTGAAAGGCGCCGAACACTACAATGCCATGTGCACAACTTGCCATCTGGCTCCCGGTTTGAGACCAACAGAATTGTCCATAGGTTTGTATCCGCAAGCACCCGCATTCCATCAACGCGAATCAGTCAATGATCCAGCCAAACAATTAGATCGCATCAGAGCATATTTCTGGGTAATAAAAAATGGCTTAAAAATGACCGCCATGCCAGCCTGGGGTCTTAGTCACGATGATGATTCGATCTGGGCAATGGCAGCCTTTGTTGTCAAAATGAGCCATATGACACCTGAGCAATATGAAAATCTCATCAGTTCAGCCAAAGATCACTCGCATGACCATGATCACAGTCATCATTAACTTGAATAGTAAAAAACCAAGATTCAGCTTAGCTTGATTACCTGATCTGCGCCTATCAAGGTATATAACTTTGATTCAATCCGTCATAGCCAAGGATCTTATTGCAAGCTACCTGTGCGCAAATTATCAGATTGGTACCGGCCCTGATTTAATTTCGTTACGAATTGATCAATTCTCAGAACCACTCGCAAAACTCCTGATTTCATCGGGGCAATCTTGCGCGGCTATTATCAGCGCCTATAATCCATACAGTCGGCGATTAAGTAATGAACAAAATTTGACGGCGCACGAATCGCTCAGGAATTTCTTGAGTCAGCATTCCTACCCGACAATTGAAAGCTTAAATACTGACCCGGCCGGCTTATGGCCCGCAGAAAAAAGTTTTTTTGTGCCCGGACTGGATCTGAATACCGCTCAACCATTAGGACAGCAATTTGATCAGAATGCGATTGTATGGATCGGTGGTGATGCAATCCCCCGCTTGATCCTGCTGCGCTAGAAACAATTGACTAAGCATTTGTTTCAACA
Proteins encoded in this window:
- a CDS encoding phosphoadenylyl-sulfate reductase; the encoded protein is MSELQQKIEQVVAILTETIRDFAPVTFANSLGAEDMVLTDIIDRYQLAIDMFSLDTGRLPQETYDLMQTVRERYKTPLRIYFPNVKQVEAYVAENGVNGFYQSIELRKACCHIRKVEPLRRALQGKRAWVTGIRHEQATSRLSLKVSAYDMGNRMQKVNPLLEWSNAEVWEYLKQYEVPYNKLHDKFYPSIGCAPCTRAITPGEDIRSGRWWWETPETKECGLHTGKVIPLK
- the cysD gene encoding sulfate adenylyltransferase subunit CysD; amino-acid sequence: MSTHPFTHLDALESEAIHIMREVAAECANPVLLFSGGKDSIVLLRLAEKAFRPGRFPFPLMHIDTEHNFPDVIEFRDHRVKELGERLIVRSMEDSIKKGRVVLRSENQSRNAFQSVTLLDAIAEFKFDACIGGARRDEEKARAKERIFSFRDEFGQWDPKNQRPELWDLYNTRTHPGENIRVFPISNWTELDVWEYIARENLEVPKIYFAHRREVIRRAAGLLPVSHLVQPQADEKIEQMMVRFRTVGDMSCTCPVESNAANVDAIIAETAMTRITERGATRMDDQTSEASMELRKKEGYF
- a CDS encoding DUF934 domain-containing protein, whose translation is MIIKNKTIVADDWIVLRLNEQESAENVTVPEGKVIVPLSVWLQQRDALQQRAEIGVWLASAERPEDLKGDIHKFSVIAVDFPKFSDGRGYSIAYNLRARLGYTGELRAIGDVLRDQLFYMQRVGFDAFATRPDRNMEDALKGLTDFSEVYQTSFDQKLPLFRRVQRKGNPAVDMVNE
- a CDS encoding EAL domain-containing response regulator, whose protein sequence is MNNEKQIRVLVLDDDKFMLEFVSHLLRELGVNEVLVAEDGKAGLFVLSAQVTAVDLLICDIEMPGMDGIEFLRNIADQSYSGKIVLFSGVDPDLLKATERLATVRGLNVIGTLAKPVTVGSLATILEQLASPVRRNSDLSRMRQIFNLEEIKQALLADHFDLFYQPKVAVSSGHVTSVECLARWRHAHYGYVSPDSFIPVIEQCGLINEFTRRILTKSAQQLDVWLQQGLDLKISVNVSMENLDRFNLPEIYEKAVGDCNVPIDRVTLEITESKLGKDFAQTLDILTRIRLKGFGLSIDDFGTGYSSMETLKHMPFTELKVDRIFAHGAAEDLATRAMLESSIKLGKVFGLNVVVEGIEIKADYELATVLGCDEIQGYFIAKPMSPDEFIKWLFDYEKLNYKH
- a CDS encoding response regulator, whose product is MNLTQNSHQELKGFTILVVEDNELNQLVAKGLLEYNGAHVAIANHGKEALEILSKETIDCVLMDIQMPVMDGLEATKIIRTNAQWADLLIIAVTANADHHYKDLCRSVGMNDFLTKPINPELLVNTLLKWLVPEQDSKARVDDSNR
- the cysN gene encoding sulfate adenylyltransferase subunit CysN, with product MSAIEKISFDQTGLLRFITAGSVDDGKSTLIGRLLHDSKSIFEDQLTSITNTTRKRGSEGVDLSLLTDGLQAEREQGITIDVAYRYFATPKRKFIIADTPGHEQYTRNMVTGASTANLAIILIDARKGVLTQSRRHAYLASLVGIPHLVVAINKMDLVDYSQSVFEHICKDFAAFAENLKLHNITYIPMSALNGDMVVERGDHLDWYQNSTLMDLLENVSIEDDINREDFRFPVQWVCRPQTKELHDFRGYMGRIESGSIHVGDNVTLLPSGLTSRIKEILRYEGPIDEAVAPQSITLTIEDHLDISRGDMLVKTGDTPRTSKAFDAMLCWLSEQPLDPGRKYLIKHTTRLVKAIISRIDYRVDVNTLDHETVNTLNMNDIAHVGLKVQSPIVFDDYARNRATGCFIIIDESSNNTVAAGMISPA
- a CDS encoding FAD-dependent oxidoreductase: MTKIDATSHTQQETMTNSSNFNFGFTITDLYRRSGLVKLDQIFLDFLRTGDEVLYRKLEYARAHPDELLPKDDSALLIEIAPWVEDFIARLFNIETEVQQLAAKHHELAPLYFCKRQFVQRRAKGKVSDEELSGIDGLALEKELAAEFGETFSELVFATKVTQWMEAEAENESRLNKALHYAAWALRTPAGQQHTQQGILFKSPAKLDFQHLLSLDTDESAGYPVHRLGHLRERNGFALTDAGTDLMGALDEANYCIWCHEQGKDSCSKGLIQKSKSPDEPPAFKRSELGALLAGCPLEERISEFHKLKTQGVAVGSLAMIVLDNPMCAGTGHRICNDCMKSCIYQKQEPVDIPQAETRTLKDVLALPWGFEIYSLLTRWNPLNLRRPVPKPASGRKVLVVGMGPAGYTLAHHLMNEGHSVVGIDGLKIEPLSEEISGVNQQGKRVPFKAIQVASILEENLDQRMPAGFGGVAEYGITVRWNKNFLKLIRLLLERREEFALFGGVRFGGTLTADDAFAMGFDHVALAAGAGRPTVLDLPNGLARGVRAASDFLMGLQLTGAAQSDSIANMQLRLPVVVIGGGLTAIDTATEALAYYPLQVEKFLQRYEILSAAKGESIVREAWDAEEKEIADEFLSHARAIRAERQAAQQERRTPGVINLLQSWGGATIAYRKRLIDSPSYTLNHEEVEKALEEGIWFAEGMTPVRVNVDAWGHTQSVRFAVQKRDETGQWQDTGEVELPARALLVAAGTQPNTVLAREDDKQFKLNGRYFAACDEEGNPVQPAYANPKPETPMVLLSRYKDSQDGRFISFFGDLHPSYSGNVVKAMSSAKQGYPVVSRVLERVKPKSDQPAEQFFAQLNDQLRATVYKVERLTPNIIEVVVHAPMAAEHFQPGQFYRFQNYATLATVAGDTRLAMEGLALTGASVDIERGLVSLIVLEMGGSSNLCAFLKPGEPVVLMGPTGTPTEIPAGKTVVLAGGGLGNAVLFSIGAAARAAGSKVLYFAGYKKLVDRYKVAEIEAAADIVVWCCDESPGFEATRPQDKSYVGNIVQAMVAYASGELGVQPVALTEADHIIAIGSDRMMAAVGLARHNQLKPYLKADHFAIGSINSPMQCMMKEICAQCLQPHQDPETGKITYVFSCFNQDQPLDQVDFPGLATRLRQNTVQEKLTNQWIGRCVTGR